The genomic segment ctattatgtttttattttgttggttgAGAATTTTCAGGAGACTTTTGCAGGTTTTAGGATATTTATGGTTtctgcaaaacaaaagaaaactattttgagaagatgatgatacttATGAATCTTGTCATAGGTTAGAGAGTTAGATCGatgttcctttttgtttttgtgtagaCTTTTTCAAGTTtacaaaatttgaaactaaaCCGGTAAACCCTCTACACTGGGCTTTTGGTATATCACTCTCTTGAGTTTGGGATACTGTTGTAATTTAcctattgattatttttcttttctttgcgcTAGCATGCAATAGTTTTAGGCAATTGTAGTTTTGTTAACTGAGAAAAAAAGATCATATTACAAAAGATCAAAATCCATGAAAGCTAAgtgtttggattttgaaaacATCCAAACCATTGGTTGACCATTGGTTGACCAAAAATACTTGAAAAGCTTGATAGATTTTGATCTTTTCTTTCGagttaaatgtttaattttttatcttctcCCACAGAGAAAacagatttaaaaatatgaacatTGGTTAACCAAAAATACTTGAAAAGCTAATTTAAAATCGATTTGGAGAAAATTAAAactcaattttaattttttaaaattgatttaagAGAGATTTTAACGACGGATTTTCATAGCGTTATTGCACCAATCAATTTTATCCATTCATTTTGATAAAATCATATGAGATTTTGGAAAGGTTGGTAaacttattgttttttaaactgaaaatttgaatttttttatcactaaaaatagttttttacaaattaatgttttcttgcCAAAACCATGTTCTCGCCTAAATCGCAaaactagattttttttgtcaaaaccacaaaattttataactaaaaatgttTTCACATAATACCGAATTTTATGTCAAAATTGTACAGTTACATTTACGTAAACATAAACATTTGTTCTATTTCGACTAATGGACATCCCATTTAAACATTGTCGTTAATAGATATTGTTGTCAATGATCATGGATTCATGGTCATTTAACCGCAATCAAATTGTTCAATATTGCTATATTCGATAGGTCTAAAATAGACGTAGACAATCCATTTGATAGCCTTGGTAACTAATAGCTAATTTTAAGCACATAATAATTAGGCTCTAGTGTTTACAgttaggggtgtcaatcgggctaGCCTGGTCCGGCCTGGCCCGAAACCCGTAAAATCCGCATATGTTTGAGTCCGGCCCGGTCTGGCCCAAAATATTTCTGAGCCTATATTTTAAAGTCCGAGCCCGGCCCTAACAGGATTACAGGGTTTTTGGGCTTTTTCGAGTTTATTTTaccgatcaaaaattcaaacttataagcctAAAAAAACAGTGTTTGAAGgtgcactataaaacaaatcaatcaaaaatttaataactcatctatattcactacaatcaacttaatttaatagaaaaggtttaaaactaaataaattttcGATACTTTAAgcaaataaaccaatatataattcatataaaatatcattaatataaattttaaagtattaagtatggttattaagtaaatatgaaaactaggattagagtttaaaactttatttacaataaattgttaatcaaatattgcaatcaaacaaaaatattaacaaaaatgtaaaaatatacttGTTAAAGGGCTTTTCAGGCTGGCTCGAGCCCAGTCGGACTAAGCCCAAAAACCCCTATAGCCCAAACGGGCTGAACCCAAAAAGCCcgattttttttggacatatatatttaagtccgAGCCCGATATTTTTCAGGGCCGAACCGGGCCAGCCTGCGGGCTTtagccctaattgacatgcctattTACAGTATtgcaaattaatttttaagtttataaaacTTTGAAcctttataatcttttttttttttgtcaaactgaACTTTTATAATCTAAAACCACACAACTActacttctttttaatttgtcgACATATACACTACCACTTTGacgtttttcttttggtcaaacgcttagattaataagatgaaaaGTTAAGCTCCAGTAGGGGAGGAGAGGGATACATATGATAacaaagaaatagagaaagCAGATTTAGCTAGAGTATCTGCTGCAACATTGTTTAAACGTGGAATGAAACTGAAAATAAGAGAGGAAAAGACATTCTTCAGACACGAAATGTCATGGAGAATTCCTTTGAGCTCCTTGAGACTACCAGACGAGTTGAGAAGCTTGATGAGGACTTAAGAGTCCGAACAGATCTTGAGAGACCGGTAATATGAGTTATATGAGCCAATGCCCAAATAACTGAGTACTCATGCCTGATCATGCCTACATATGAGTTAACTTAGCGTTATTGTTGCCTGATCATGCCTACATATGAGTTATATGAATGAGCCAATGCTCAAATAACTGAGTACTCCATGCACGGAATATTCAAACAATGAAACCAAACATATGCGAGTTGACGTCCTTAGCCTGTCTCACCtcaataaaagtttaaacagcCCTAACTTAACATGTTGgtaactatgttttttttcttttggtaactACTAGTATATAGTATAGAATAAGAGGGTGAATAATTCTCATTAGATAGAAGgattacattatatatacactagaGATTAGGGTTCTATCATTTACAAAACTAGCCTTTCCATATATACATTCtacacgccccctcaagatggaggggctGAAGTCACGCCAATCTTGTCGAATAACTCAGTGAATCTGCTTCTCGGCAAAGGTTTGGTAAGTGCATCTGCAAGCTAGTCCTTCGTGGAGACATGTTCGACCCTTAACTCACCCGATTGAACCTGCTCACGGATGAAGTGATAGTCCAAAGCTATGTGTTTCATGCGAGAATGGAAGACGAGGTTAGCACATAGATACGTGGCGCCTACATTGTCACAGTAAACCACCGGAGAAGTCGGAAGCCTAACGCCAAGTTCCGTAAGTAAAGAAGTGAGCCAACGTAGTTCAGCGGTTGTATTTGCGACAGCCCTATATTCTGCTTCGGTGGATGAGCAAGCCACTCCTCTTTGCTTCTTAGAGGACCAAGAAACTGGAGCCGAACCAAGATAGATAAGGTAGGCGTTGGTGGAGACCATGTCGTCGGAG from the Camelina sativa cultivar DH55 chromosome 12, Cs, whole genome shotgun sequence genome contains:
- the LOC109128017 gene encoding uncharacterized protein LOC109128017; amino-acid sequence: MIDYKPVSTPMSPKPKLSLTSGTLFDDPSKYRMVLGSLQYLSFTRPDIAYAVNKMSQFMHRPTDMHWQDAKQILRYLARTLSHGIYLRPNAPLALHAYSDADWTGDSDDMVSTNAYLIYLGSAPVSWSSKKQRGVACSSTEAEYRAVANTTAELRWLTSLLTELGVRLPTSPVVYCDNVGATYLCANLVFHSRMKHIALDYHFIREQVQSGELRVEHVSTKD